A region from the Coffea eugenioides isolate CCC68of chromosome 9, Ceug_1.0, whole genome shotgun sequence genome encodes:
- the LOC113782495 gene encoding uncharacterized protein LOC113782495, with the protein MASILSLCILFIMCIYQSLSFAAVAPFLDGLLENGNFEEGPKVSNLEKRQIIGKYSLPKWEIHGIVEYVSSGRQPSGFHYAIPRGVHAVRLGNEASISQYVKVKPGAMSSLTFAVTRTCAQDEKLRVSVPGFSIELPIQTLFSSDGGDTYAWAFKATSDVVKVTFHNPGIQEDPTCGPLLDAIAIKEILPLRYTKGLYKR; encoded by the exons ATGGCTTCCATTCTCTCCCTCTGCATTTTATTCATAATGTGTATTTACCAAAGCCTTTCTTTCGCGGCTGTTGCGCCATTTCTTGATG GTCTACTAGAAAATGGTAACTTTGAGGAAGGGCCAAAGGTATCAAACCTTGAGAAAAGACAGATCATAGGAAAATACTCCTTGCCCAAATGGGAAATTCATGGCATAGTTGAATATGTTTCAAGTGGACGGCAACCTAGTGGTTTTCACTATGCAATCCCTCGTGGGGTTCATGCAGTGAGGCTTGGAAATGAGGCTTCCATATCTCAATATGTTAAGGTGAAACCTGGAGCAATGTCTTCATTGACCTTTGCAGTCACCAGGACTTGTGCCCAAGATGAGAAGCTAAGGGTTTCTGTCCCAGGTTTTTCGATTGAACTCCCAATTCAAACACTGTTTAGCAGCGATGGTGGTGATACTTATGCATGGGCTTTTAAGGCAACTTCTGATGTTGTCAAGGTTACATTTCATAATCCTGGaattcaagaggatcctacctGTGGACCTCTTCTGGATGCAATtgcaatcaaggagatacttcCTCTCAGATACACTAAGG GATTATATAAGAGAtga
- the LOC113748444 gene encoding protein STRICTOSIDINE SYNTHASE-LIKE 6-like, with protein sequence MAESTRIPSPSSSGGTSGERTKKSWWPFAFLASVLPVVVGVLVYQLDSFDPAPYPAHELTQKKPLIVPKSNPRMLKGAGIIGVGKLLGPEDIAYDPKSGVIYTGCEDGWIK encoded by the coding sequence ATGGCCGAATCAACTCGCATCCCATCTCCCTCATCGTCAGGCGGAACTTCCGGTGAAAGAACCAAAAAGAGCTGGTGGCCCTTTGCTTTTCTCGCATCAGTTCTACCAGTTGTTGTAGGAGTTTTAGTCTACCAACTTGACTCCTTCGACCCTGCTCCTTACCCAGCCCACGAGTTGACTCAGAAGAAACCCCTGATAGTGCCTAAGAGCAACCCTCGCATGCTTAAAGGAGCAGGGATTATTGGGGTCGGAAAACTGCTAGGGCCTGAAGACATAGCTTACGATCCGAAGTCCGGAGTTATCTATACTGGTTGTGAGGATGGATGGATAAAGTGA